GTGACCGTCGACCTGCAGTTCGGAGGTGAGTCTGGCGATGAGCAGCAAGTCATGCTTGGAATATTTCACGTGCCCGACGAGTTCCCGGGCGGCTTCGATCTGTTTGGAGAGTTCACGCTCTTTCTCCATCCATTGCTCGCGGAATTGTGTGGGATCGTGCTCGTAGGCCAGGTTGTTTTCCATGATCGCCACTCGATCTTCCGCATCCGTGAGCCCTCGGATTTCGACGGAGAGCGCGAAGCGATCCAGAAGCTGCGGTCGCAGGTCTCCTTCTTCGGGATTCATGGTGCCGACGAGGATGTAGCGGGCAGGATGGCTGAAGGAGATGCCTTCGCGTTCGACGATGTTCATGCCCAGAGCCGCCGAGTCGAGCAGCACGTCTACGACATGGTCGTCCAGCAGGTTCACTTCGTCGATGTAGAGCATGCCTCGATTGGCGGCCGCGAGAACGCCGGGTTCGAAATGGCGTTCGCCCTCCTTGATCGCACGTTCGATATCCAGTGTGCCGACCACCCGGTCTTCGGTGGCGGAGACGGGAAGATCGACGAAGGACGTCTTCCGGGTTTCCACCGGCAGGTCTTCGCCTCGTTCGACTCGTTCCCTGCATTCCGTACACCACGTCGTCGGACGATCCGGATCGCACCCGAAGCGACAGCCGGCGACGACTTTTACATCGGGCAGCAGGGCGGCGAGCGCACGCGCCGCGGTAGACTTCCCCGTACCCCGCTCTCCGCGGATCAAAACGCCGCCTATGCGCGGATTGACTGCATTGAGCACCAGGGAGCGCAGCATGCGGTGTTGGCCGACGATAGCGGTAAATGGATATACACTAGCCATAGGACGATCTCCGGCCGGATTATACCGCAAACGCCCTCCCGGAATCCAACAGAGGTTGTCAAGAGCGCGCTTCGCCTTTATAATGCCTCCATAACAATACGAAACGGAGAAAGCCGATATTTATGAGCCAAGACCAAGAGCCCGTTGGCGCCGAGCCACCTTCGCAGGAGACAATTGAAGAGTCGCAACAGGCGCCGATGAATGCCCTCGAAGCAAGCGAATCCGAGGTGGAGGAGGTACAAGAAGAGCCCGAAGACACATCCGCCGAGAAATCAGAGGAAGATGAGTCTCAATCTTCCAGCCAGGTTCGTGATTTTGAAGATATTACGGATTCCGACGAAGCAACACATCCGATGGACTTGTTGCTCGAGGAGGAATCCTATGATTTAGAGATGCCTCGCCGAGGCGAGATTCGTGTTGGTACGATCGCGCGCGTCACGGAATCGGATGTACTGGTGGATATTGGTGCCAAGTCCGAGGGGGTCATTTCCTCACGAGAACTCGAACGCCTGACGGACGAACAGCGCAGCGAAATGGTGGTTGGCAACCAGGTAGACGTCTACGTGTTGCGGTCCGGTGGGCGCGATGGGCAGTTGATGCTTTCCATGTCCAAGGCTCGAGAGGAACGCGATTGGCAGCTCGCAGAATCACTTCTCAAAAGCCAGGATTTGTATGAAGGCACGGTTGCCGGCTACAACAAGGGCGGTTTGATCATTAAACTGGGGAACGTGCGAGGTTTCATTCCCGCTTCCCAGGTAAGTCTCTCCAGACGCCGGCGGGCGCATGGCAACACGCCGGGTCAGCGCTGGGGTAAGATGGTCGACGACCCCGTGATCGCCAAGGTACTCGAAGTCGATCGGAGCCGCAATCGTTTGATCATGTCCGAGCGTGCTGCGACTCGAGAAGCTCGGGACGCACTGAAGGAGCGGCTCATCGACGATCTGGAGATCGGTGAGGCCCGCACCGGACACGTCATCAGCCTGGCCGACTTCGGCGCCTTCGTGGATATCGGTGGCGCGGACGGGCTGGTGCATCTTTCCGAAATTTCTTGGAAACGGGTCTCCCATCCTCGGGAAGTGCTCAAAGTGGGGCAGAAGGTCGACGTGAAAGTGCTCGGTGTGGATAAAGAGCGGAAGCGCATCAGCCTCTCCATCCGGGAACTCGAACCGAATCCGTGGGATCAAATCGTCGAGAATTTCGAAGAAGGACAACTGGTCGAAGGCACCATCACCAAGCTGACCGATTTCGGCGCCTTCGCTTCACTGGCCGGAACGGGCGACTATGACATTGAAGGTTTGATCCACGTATCAGAGTTGGCCGATCATCGCGTGGAACATCCGCGCGAAGTGGTGCAGGAAGGACAAGTCGTCAGCCTGCGCATTATCAAAATCGATCACAACCGGCGGCGGATTGGATTGAGTCTCAAGCGTGTCTCATCTGCCGAGTATTCGGAACAAGATTGGCGCGCGGCGATGCAGGAAATGCAGGCCCGCGAATCGGAAGACGAGACGCAAGGCGAGGTGGAGGATTTCGACGCGGCGTTGGAAGCGGTGACCGAAGACATCCCCGTCGCCGAGGAAGACACGGCCGCCGCGGAAGATGCCGAAGCCGGCACGACCGAAGCAGAGGCAGTCGAAACCCCCGAAGTCGAAACCTCGGAGGAGGAAGAGCAGGCTGCGGAGGAAACGGCTGAGGCGAGCGACGTGGCAGAAGTGGAAGCCGCAGATGACGCGCAAGTCGAAGCCGACGAAGCCGAGGAGGAAGCGCAGGCTGCGGAGGAAACGGCTGCGGCGAGCGACGTGGCAGAAGCGGAAGCCGCAGATGAAGCGCAAGTCGAAGCCGACGAGGCCGAGGAAGAAGCGCAGGCTGCGGAGGACACGGCTGCGGCAAGCGATGTTGTAGAAATGGAAGCCGCAGATGAAGCGCAAGTCGAAGCCGAGGATACGAAGACTCCAGAAATAGCAGAGCCCGGGGAGGAACAGGCGCAGCCATCGTCGGCAGAATCCCAGGGCGCAGATACGGGCGGTGATCCACCATCCGACGATCCACAGGATGAAGGGGTCGATACGAAGTAGAAATCCGACCGGGCGCCTGAACAAGGAACCCGGTCTTTTATTTCGCAGGGTATTTTTTTCCTAATCGAGCAGGTGTGATAGGATATTTTGGTAAAATGAGGAAGGTAAGTTTTGGTCTCGAAGGTTTTATTTGGAGGACTGGGTCGTGACCGATAAGATGGAGCGTTTTACACAGCGAGCGCGTCGCGTTCTCAGCTTGGCGCACGAAGAAGCTGAGCGGATGCATCATAATTACATCGGCACCGAACACCTTCTTCTTGGCTTGATCCGCGAGGAAGGCGGGGTTGCGGGCCGCGTGTTGCGCGAATTGGGCCTGGAGCCGGCGCGTGTAAAGGAAGTCGTCGAACGTCTGATGGGCATCGGCCGTCACAAGGGCGGCCGGATCGAATTGGCGCCCGGAACGGAACAGGTGCTGCAGATTGCGATCGAAGAGGCCCGCCGTATGGGTCATCATTACATCGGGACCGAGCATCTTCTGCTGGGATTGGTGCGTCAGAAAGAAGGCGTAGGCCTGGATGTCCTGCGCCGCCTGGGCGTTACGCCGGAACAAATTCGTCGGCAAACCCGACGGCTTTTGCAGGAAGCCCCGACTCGCAGGATGTCGCGGTCTTCGCAGCAGGAGCGGAAGGAGAAACGCGAGAAGACGCCGCTCGTCGACCAATTGGCAACCGATTTGACCACGTTGGCAGAGGAGAACAAGCTGGATCCCGTGGTGGGCCGAGAACAGGAAATCGAACGCGTCATTCAGATTCTTGCCCGTAGAACCAAAAACAACCCGGCGTTGATCGGAGAACCGGGCGTCGGCAAGACGGCGATCATCGAGGGATTGGCGCAGCGGATCGTCGCAGGCGAAACCCCGGGTCCTCTGCTGGGGAAACGCGTGCTGCAATTGGACGTTGGCTCTCTGGTCGCCGGAACGATGTACCGCGGGCAGTTCGAAGAACGGCTCAAACGCGTGATCGATGAGCTCAAGTCTTCCGACTCGATTCTTTTCATCGACGAGGTGCATATGCTCGTGGGTGCCGGTTCGGCCGGTTCCTCGGTGGACGCGGCCAACATCCTCAAGCCGGCGTTGGCACGCGGGGAGCTTCAGGTCATCGGCGCTACGACGCTCGACGAATATCGCAAGAATATCGAGAACGACGCCGCGCTGGAGAGGCGTTTTCAGCCCGTCATGGTCGAGGAGCCGTCGATCGAGGAGACGATCGATATTCTCCGCGGCGTGAGACGACCGTACGAAGAGCACCACAAGCTGGGAATATCAGACGAAGCGCTCGAAGCTGCGGTCTACCTGTCTTCTCGCTACGTAACGGATCGGTTCCTCCCGGACAAGGCCATCGATTTGATCGATGAGGCGGCTTCTCGGGTGCGCATGTACAAGAGCCCGGAAGCGGTGTCCCTGAAAGAAACGATCACTGAGCTGCGCAACACGCGCGAATCCCACACGCTTGCGGTGGATGAGGCGCGTTTCGAGGACGCAGAAGCGTTGATCGAGCGGCAAACCGAACTCGAGGAAAAATTGGACGAACTGCGCGACGCCTGGGATCATGCCGTCGATGGTCCGCTGGTGACGGAACAGGATGTCGCTGAAGTCGTTTCGATGTGGACCGGCATCCCTGTGATGCAGATGGCGGAAGAAGAGTCGGAGCATCTGTTGAAGATGGAAGACATGCTCCATAGACGCATCGTGGGGCAGGACGACGCAATACAGGTGATCTCCAGAGCTGTCCGTCGTGCCCGCGCTGGTTTGAAGGACCCGAAGCGCCCGATTGGCTCTTTCGTGTTTCTAGGCCCCACGGGAGTGGGAAAAACCGAATTGACCAAAGCGCTGGCGGAATTCATTTTTGGCACCGAAGATGCCTTGATCCAGATCGACATGTCGGAGTTCATGGAGCGGCACAGCGTCAGCCGGCTGGTCGGTGCTCCTCCTGGGTACGTCGGGTATGATGACGCCGGCCAGTTGACGGAAGCCATTCGACGCCGTCCGTATTCCATTGTGGTCTTCGATGAGGTCGAAAAAGCCCATCCGGAAGCGCACAACATGCTGCTGCAGATCATGGAAGAGGGGCATCTCACGGATGCGCGCGGTCATAAGGTTGATTTCCGCAATACGATCATCGTCATGACCTCGAACGTCGGCGCTGAGATGATCCGCCGGCAGACATCTCTCGGTTTCGATCTGCCGCGCGACGAGGAAGTGGAAGAGCGCCTGGCGTACGACGAAATGCGCAAGAAGCTGCTCGAAGCGTTGAAGAAGGTATTCCGCCCCGAATTCATCAACCGCGTGGACGCGATCATCGTGTTCCATGCCCTGACGAAGGAGCAGATCATCGAGATCGTGGATCTGGAACTTGCCAAAGTCGCCGAGCGTCTCGTCGAGCACGAAATGACTCTCGAACTCTCCAACGAAGGCCGCGAACTCATGGCGGACCTGGGTTTCGATCCCGAAATGGGAGCTCGGCCGTTGAAGCGAGTCATCCAGAGCCAGGTCGAGGACAAGCTCTCGGACGCCCTGCTTTCCGATCGATTCCAGGCGGGCGATGTTATCCTGATCGACGCGGAAGACGGCGAGATTGTCTTGCGAAAGAAGGATCCTGAACCGGAAGATCAGACCGAGGAGGCCGTGCCGGCAGGGTGAGCGAGGCCGTGAACGGCGACCAAACCATTTATTCGTTCAGCGGAGTGGATCAAAATCCACTCCGTTTTTTTATTAGAATTCGACGAGCCAATCCAGACCGGTAAATCGTTGCTTGATCCACCAGGCGTTATAATCCTCGGGAGGAGGCGGCGTGGCGAAATCGAGAACCCAATATGTATGTCAGCAGTGCGGAAAGATCTCCATCAAACCGATGGGGCGTTGTCCGCAGTGCAACAGTTGGAACAGCATGGTCGAAGAAGTGGTGGCTCCCAAGAAGGCGGGGAGAAAAGCGGGGGACGCAGGCGCAGCTTCAACGCCGCGTCGACTTGCAGAGATCGATGTGATGCAAGACGATCGTGTTCCCCTGACGATGAACGAATTTTCCCGTGTTCTCGGCGGCGGGATCATCCCGGGGTCCGTGGTATTGATCGGTGGTGAGCCGGGAATTGGGAAGTCGACGCTGCTGCTGCAGGCTGCAGCGCGCACTGCAGCGAATGGAAAGGTGCTGTATGTATCGGGTGAGGAATCTGCCCGGCAAGTCAAGGGCCGGGTATCCCGCGTGCTCTCGCAGGACGAAGCGCCGCAGGATTTCTTCCTGCTGACCGAAACCAATCTCGAAGCCATCATGGCGCAGATCGAATCGTTGGCGCCCATGCTCGTGGTCGTGGATTCGATCCAGTCGATTTACAGTTCGGACATTTCATCCAGCGCTGGTTCGCTCTCTCAAGTTCGCGAGTGTGCCTCGAGGCTGCATGCGCTCGCCAAGGCGCGCGACGTTGCGACCTTCATCGTTGGACACGTCACGAAGGAAGGTTCGATCGCCGGCCCGAAGGTTCTCGAGCACATCGTGGATACCGTGCTCTACCTCGAGGGCGACTCCTTTCATGCCTACCGCCTGCTGCGTTCCGTGAAGAATCGCTTCGGCGCCACCACGGAAGTGGGCGTGTTCGAGATGCAATCGACGGGCATGGTGGAAGTCGAGAACCCGTCGGAAGTCTTCTTGGCGGAACGGATGGTCAACGCGCCCGGTTCTGCCATCGTCGTGACCATGGAGGGCACTCGTCCGCTGATCGTCGAAATCCAGGGGCTGACCAGTGCGACGTCTTTCGGTCATCCGAGGCGCACGGCGAACGGCGTCGATTACAACCGGCTGTTATTGACGATTGCGGTGTTATCGCGCAGGGTCGGCTTGCGGCTCGCGGATCAGGACGTGTTTGTGAACGTCGTCGGCGGGCTTCGCGTGCAAGAACCTGCGGCGGATTTGGCGGTGGCGGCAGCGGTGGCCTCCTCGATCCGGGATAAAGCTCTCCCGGCAAACCTGGCGCTTATCGGCGAAATCGGCTTGTCCGGGGAACTGCGGACCGTTTCGCAGCTTGAATCCCGCCTCAAAGAGGCGGCGAAGCTTGGATTCAAGCGCATACTCGTGCCCAAACGAGCGCGTGTGGGAGAGAAAACACCGGCCGGCATCGAGATCGTTCCGGTCCGCTCTGTAGGCGAGGCGCTCGAAACCGCTTTTGGCGGGTCTTAAAGTTCGGCGAGAAAGGCGTTTGTCCAGATCGGGGATAGGCGACGTTCATCAACGGTTGACGATACGGTGTGACAAGGTTTGCTGGTATCAACGAAACTGCGATTTTTCGCATTGCGTTTGGCGTTTGGTTAGGATTTCTTGGTTTTAACATTTTAAGATTTCACATTTCCAACCAGGATGCACTTGATCCCTCCTCGCAACAACCTTAAATGTGGGGGTATAAGGAATAATGTTCCCATAATTTGGGCATATGCGCAGACGAATGGAATCTGCCAGGCGGTATATGGATAATTGAAAGAAACCTATTCCTTTAACATTAATCGATCTTAAAATTTTAAATCTTTTTAAGGAGGAGCAGGTTAATTTTATTGAATCACTGCGCTTGATTTGCTACAATCCATCCACGTGAGAGGTGGGCTGTACTGAGGAGGAGAGCACTCTGGGGTATGATAAGAGCTTGCCCATATGGAGCACAGCCGCATCCTCGGCGGCTGAACACCAACACGCAGTACAACCGAACAATTGAAAGCTAAAACCCAATACGATGATTTACTGCGATTGGCTCGAGATTCTTACGAGACAACGCTTGGAGGCGTGGATGAACGCAAAGCAACTCTGGCAGGCTGCCCTCGGGGAACTGCAAATGGAAATGCCACGAGCGACATTCGACACCTGGGTACGAGATGCAGAGTTGCTGACTTTTGAAGATGGATCGTTCGTCATCGGCGTACAGAACGCATATGCACGCGATTGGTTGCAAGAGCGTTTGCTGTCAACCGTCAAGCGTGTGCTTACCCGGATGGTGGGGGCAAGCGTCGACGTGCGCTTTGTGGTCTGGCAAGACGAAGTGGACGAAAAAGAGATCACGCCCCTGTGGATGAAGAAGGAACATATCTCCGGCAAGGAAACGCCCAGCTGCAATCTCAACAGCCGCTACACATTCGAAACGTTCGTCGTTGGGACGAGCAATCGGCTGGCGCACGCCGCAGCGCAGGCGGTATCCGAGAGCCCGGCGCGCGCCTACAACCCGCTTTTCCTCTACGGTGGAGTTGGTTTGGGGAAAACACATCTGCTGCACGCCGTCGGGAACGCCTGTCTCGCCTCGGGGCTGAACGTGCTTTACGCCTCTTCCGAAGATTTCACCAACGACCTGATCAACGCCATCCGCAATCACACCACCGAGCTTTTCCGCGGCAGATATCGGAAGATCGATGTCTTGCTGGTCGACGACATTCAATTCATCGCCGGGAAGGAATCGACCCAGGAAGAATTCTTCCACACCTTCAATGCGCTGCACAGCCAGGATAAACAAATCGTGATTTCGTCCGATCGTCCGCCGAAAGCCCTGGTCACGCTCGAGGAGCGGCTGCGTTCACGCTTCGATTGGGGGCTCACCGCCGACATTCAGCAGCCGGATTACGAGACGCGTCTGGCGATCCTTCGATTCAATTCCGAGCGGGCCAACCGCTCCATCGATCCCTCCTTGCTCGAGGCGATCGCCCGCAGGGTGCAAACCAACATCCGGGAATTGGAAGGTGCGCTGACCAGAGTCCTGGCGTACGCCGATCTCAGCGGGGCGCCGCTCGACGTCAACCTGGTTGAAACCGCGCTCGCCGATATGCTGCCGCGAGGAGATGGTTTGACGGCGGATCAAATCATTCAAAGCGTCGCCGATCAATTTCACATCGAAGAAGAGCGGTTGGTCGGCAGAGGCCGTGCGCACGACGTGGCCCTGGCACGCCAGGTGGCGATGTATTTGCTGCGTACGGAAACGTCGGCGTCACTCCCGGCGATCGGGGAGATGCTGGGAGGCCGCGATCACACGACGATCATGTACGGGTGTGAAAAGATCGAAGATCTTCTCGAAACGGACGACGGTCTGCGGAGACAGGTCAGCAGCGTGCGCGAGCGGCTGTATCAGGAATCGGGCGTGGTCATTTAATTCAACGGCGTTGTACTAAATTTCAGGATGTGAGGGGGATTGATTCACAGTCAGTGTCCATCTTGCTTTCCCTGTCCCGCAAACACGTAACTTCAATCCAGCGTCGAATCAACACTCACTTTCGAGGTTCAAAATAACCAGGTGGACGTTTCGATTACCGCTTTCGAATCATGAAGATGCTCGCCGTGAGCAGCCAGATCAGTGGGGGTACGTTGGCCACGATTGCGGGTCCCCAGCCTGCGACGTTGTAGAAGCCGTTGTGGTCGACGACATCCGCATACATGGAAGGAATGGCAACAACGCACAGCGCAGCACTGATCCAGGCCAGCCAGCCGGTCCACTTCGGCAGTGCCCCGCTGGCCACGATCGCGTAGCCCGCCGCAGCCATGAAGAGTCCCGTCACCGCGAATGCGATCGAGCCGTTGTATATGAGCAGCGTGGCCTCCACCAGCGCCCTGACGGCAGTCGGATCGGCCATGCCTCCCAGCGTGTCGAGAACTGCAGCCCCTTCGAGTGAGTCGGCGACGAGTGATACCGCCCACCAGACGGCACCCGCCGCGAGAGCGAGTGTGCCGGCCCATTCGTATTCGGGCCGCGTCTCGATGATCAGAAAACGGAAGCCGGCAAACATGACCATCAGGCAGGCGTACATTCCCATGTCGATCAAGATCCGTGTGAGTGCGATGCCCCGGATGTCGGCCAGAAATTGACTGTGCCCTACGGCGTCGTGGATGAGCGGTGGCGTGCCGGGAATGATCCAGAGAGGTATTTCGAGGGCAAGCAGGAGCACGCCTGCCAATCCGAACCACCCGGTTCGATTTATGACCTTGAAGTCGTTCATGCGAGCCCTCGACTGCTGCTGTGTCTTCTCGTCAGACGCGGTAGGCGGTCAGCGCCAGTATTCCCGGTCCACCGTGTACGGCCAACGAGGAGACGAGATCGGCGAAGAGGACTTCGTTTACGTTGAATCGCTCTCGAGCTTTCTCGAGGAATTGTTTGCCCTCTGCTTCGACGTTGGCGTGGAAAACACCGAGGTTGACCGGATCGCTCGTCCCGACGGCCTCTTCTGTTAGTTCCATAATGCGATTGATCGCCTTCGCGCGTGTGCGCACGTTTTCTTTCACCGATAATGAACCGTCCTCCAGCGTGATGATCGGCTTGAGATCCAATACGGATCCCAATGCTGCTTTCAACAGACCGACGCGGCCGCTCATCTGCAGATATTTGAGCGTTGCCGGGGTAAAGATCAGACTGCTGCGGGAACGGATCTGCTCGAGACGGGAAAGGATGGAACGCATGTCCTGTCCGGCCTCGATGGCGCGGGCTGCCTCGAGAACCATGAAACCCGTGCCGAGGGATATCGTCAGGGAGTCAAATACCTCGACCTGGGCTTCTTCTACCATCGATTTGGCCAGGATCGCAGAATCGTACGTACCGCTGTGTTTGGATGTGATGGTGATGGCCAATATACTGTGCCCCTTTCCAGCCAACTCACGGTAATATTTCGCGAACCAGGCTGGTGTGGGTTGCGAGGTGGTGGGGATGATGCCCAATTCCTCGATTTTGCGATAGAAGAGACTTCGATCGATGTCAATGCCTTCTTCATAGGTCTCGTCGTTGAATTGGATCGAAATGGGGGCAACGCGGATGTCGTATTTCTTGATGATATCTTCGGGTAAATTACAGGTGCTGTCGACAACTAGTTTAATCATTGGACATCATCCTCCTGGGTGGTGCAAGATGGTTCCGCCTGCTCACAGTCTCGTGACGCTCCCCTCGGTTCGTAAAGCTTAATACGATTAACACGGAGAGCGGCTGTTGGCCTCTGTTCTCACTGTCGACGGCCCTGCGGTTTGAGTGTCGTGAGGTCTATCGCGCGTAGATTTCTCGATACGATGGATCGAAGGACGTCGACGAAGGTGATTATGGTCGATTCGTTAGAGTAACGAGACCGGATCGATATCCACACTCCACCGATCGGGAATGGTCTCCGGGATGAGCCGGAGTGGGTCGGATGCCCGCAGGATGAAATGCCAGCAGTACGCGCCGCGCAGTTTACGGAAGAAACACGGCGCCGGGCCAATGATGTCCGCCGGCACTTCCAATTTGGCGATCTTGTCCTGGATGGATTTCGAAAGGCGTCGAGCTTCTTTTTCGGCGGAGGATGCCGAGAATTCCCGGATCGTAAAGCGCGCCAAGCGTTTGAACGGGGGATACCCCAGACGTCTGCGCTGCCGGATTTCTGCTTCATAGAATTCGCGATAGTCGTGTTTGGCGGCGGCCTGGATCGCGTAGTGTTCGGGTTGGTAGGTTTGCAGGATGGCATGGCCGCCGAGCAATCCGCGACCGGCCCGCCCGGCGACCTGGGTGAGGGTTTGAAAGGTGCGCTCGGCTGCGCGGTAGTCGGGGAGATTCAACCCCGTGTCGGCGGAAATCACGCCAACGAAAGTTACCAGCGGTAGATCGAGACCTTTCGCCACCATCTGGGTGCCGATCAACACGTCCGCTTGATGCTCGGCGAATTTGGCCAGGATGGCCTGATGAGCGCCTTTCGTGCGCGTCGTGTCCCGGTCCCAGCGGATACTGCTTGCATTTGGAAACGCGGCTTCCAGTTCGTTTTGAATCCCCTGGGTGCCCGTGCCAAAGTGCTTGATGCGCGTGCTCTTGCATTGCGGGCATGTCTTGGGGAGGCTGCGTGTGTATCCGCAATGATGGCACATGAGCTGCTGATTGGCACCGTGATAGGTGAGATTGGTTTCACACCTGGGGCAGCGCAGAACCCGGCCGCAGTCACGGCAGAATATGTACGTGGATGAGCCGCGGCGGTTGAGAAAAAGAATTGCTTGCTGCCCGGCGGCGAGCGTCGTTTCGAGTGATTTCTGAAAAGCCCGGCTGAAGATCGAACGATTTCCAGCACGCAGTTCTTGACGCATGTCGACGATCTTGACGGGCGGGAGATCGATGTAGCTGGCTTCCCCCTCGGCTTTTTTGTATGTGGGGGTTATGCCGAAACGAGAGGCTTGCTGCCTGATTCGCTTCTGGTGCCCCATGA
The window above is part of the Anaerolineales bacterium genome. Proteins encoded here:
- a CDS encoding ATP-binding protein, which codes for MASVYPFTAIVGQHRMLRSLVLNAVNPRIGGVLIRGERGTGKSTAARALAALLPDVKVVAGCRFGCDPDRPTTWCTECRERVERGEDLPVETRKTSFVDLPVSATEDRVVGTLDIERAIKEGERHFEPGVLAAANRGMLYIDEVNLLDDHVVDVLLDSAALGMNIVEREGISFSHPARYILVGTMNPEEGDLRPQLLDRFALSVEIRGLTDAEDRVAIMENNLAYEHDPTQFREQWMEKERELSKQIEAARELVGHVKYSKHDLLLIARLTSELQVDGHRADLVILKAARAHAAFEGRDAITERDIALAAELALPHRLKRSPFHQVEVSIDELQSQIEHKESKRSG
- a CDS encoding S1 RNA-binding domain-containing protein: MSQDQEPVGAEPPSQETIEESQQAPMNALEASESEVEEVQEEPEDTSAEKSEEDESQSSSQVRDFEDITDSDEATHPMDLLLEEESYDLEMPRRGEIRVGTIARVTESDVLVDIGAKSEGVISSRELERLTDEQRSEMVVGNQVDVYVLRSGGRDGQLMLSMSKAREERDWQLAESLLKSQDLYEGTVAGYNKGGLIIKLGNVRGFIPASQVSLSRRRRAHGNTPGQRWGKMVDDPVIAKVLEVDRSRNRLIMSERAATREARDALKERLIDDLEIGEARTGHVISLADFGAFVDIGGADGLVHLSEISWKRVSHPREVLKVGQKVDVKVLGVDKERKRISLSIRELEPNPWDQIVENFEEGQLVEGTITKLTDFGAFASLAGTGDYDIEGLIHVSELADHRVEHPREVVQEGQVVSLRIIKIDHNRRRIGLSLKRVSSAEYSEQDWRAAMQEMQARESEDETQGEVEDFDAALEAVTEDIPVAEEDTAAAEDAEAGTTEAEAVETPEVETSEEEEQAAEETAEASDVAEVEAADDAQVEADEAEEEAQAAEETAAASDVAEAEAADEAQVEADEAEEEAQAAEDTAAASDVVEMEAADEAQVEAEDTKTPEIAEPGEEQAQPSSAESQGADTGGDPPSDDPQDEGVDTK
- a CDS encoding ATP-dependent Clp protease ATP-binding subunit, producing MTDKMERFTQRARRVLSLAHEEAERMHHNYIGTEHLLLGLIREEGGVAGRVLRELGLEPARVKEVVERLMGIGRHKGGRIELAPGTEQVLQIAIEEARRMGHHYIGTEHLLLGLVRQKEGVGLDVLRRLGVTPEQIRRQTRRLLQEAPTRRMSRSSQQERKEKREKTPLVDQLATDLTTLAEENKLDPVVGREQEIERVIQILARRTKNNPALIGEPGVGKTAIIEGLAQRIVAGETPGPLLGKRVLQLDVGSLVAGTMYRGQFEERLKRVIDELKSSDSILFIDEVHMLVGAGSAGSSVDAANILKPALARGELQVIGATTLDEYRKNIENDAALERRFQPVMVEEPSIEETIDILRGVRRPYEEHHKLGISDEALEAAVYLSSRYVTDRFLPDKAIDLIDEAASRVRMYKSPEAVSLKETITELRNTRESHTLAVDEARFEDAEALIERQTELEEKLDELRDAWDHAVDGPLVTEQDVAEVVSMWTGIPVMQMAEEESEHLLKMEDMLHRRIVGQDDAIQVISRAVRRARAGLKDPKRPIGSFVFLGPTGVGKTELTKALAEFIFGTEDALIQIDMSEFMERHSVSRLVGAPPGYVGYDDAGQLTEAIRRRPYSIVVFDEVEKAHPEAHNMLLQIMEEGHLTDARGHKVDFRNTIIVMTSNVGAEMIRRQTSLGFDLPRDEEVEERLAYDEMRKKLLEALKKVFRPEFINRVDAIIVFHALTKEQIIEIVDLELAKVAERLVEHEMTLELSNEGRELMADLGFDPEMGARPLKRVIQSQVEDKLSDALLSDRFQAGDVILIDAEDGEIVLRKKDPEPEDQTEEAVPAG
- the radA gene encoding DNA repair protein RadA; this translates as MAKSRTQYVCQQCGKISIKPMGRCPQCNSWNSMVEEVVAPKKAGRKAGDAGAASTPRRLAEIDVMQDDRVPLTMNEFSRVLGGGIIPGSVVLIGGEPGIGKSTLLLQAAARTAANGKVLYVSGEESARQVKGRVSRVLSQDEAPQDFFLLTETNLEAIMAQIESLAPMLVVVDSIQSIYSSDISSSAGSLSQVRECASRLHALAKARDVATFIVGHVTKEGSIAGPKVLEHIVDTVLYLEGDSFHAYRLLRSVKNRFGATTEVGVFEMQSTGMVEVENPSEVFLAERMVNAPGSAIVVTMEGTRPLIVEIQGLTSATSFGHPRRTANGVDYNRLLLTIAVLSRRVGLRLADQDVFVNVVGGLRVQEPAADLAVAAAVASSIRDKALPANLALIGEIGLSGELRTVSQLESRLKEAAKLGFKRILVPKRARVGEKTPAGIEIVPVRSVGEALETAFGGS
- the dnaA gene encoding chromosomal replication initiator protein DnaA, which gives rise to MNAKQLWQAALGELQMEMPRATFDTWVRDAELLTFEDGSFVIGVQNAYARDWLQERLLSTVKRVLTRMVGASVDVRFVVWQDEVDEKEITPLWMKKEHISGKETPSCNLNSRYTFETFVVGTSNRLAHAAAQAVSESPARAYNPLFLYGGVGLGKTHLLHAVGNACLASGLNVLYASSEDFTNDLINAIRNHTTELFRGRYRKIDVLLVDDIQFIAGKESTQEEFFHTFNALHSQDKQIVISSDRPPKALVTLEERLRSRFDWGLTADIQQPDYETRLAILRFNSERANRSIDPSLLEAIARRVQTNIRELEGALTRVLAYADLSGAPLDVNLVETALADMLPRGDGLTADQIIQSVADQFHIEEERLVGRGRAHDVALARQVAMYLLRTETSASLPAIGEMLGGRDHTTIMYGCEKIEDLLETDDGLRRQVSSVRERLYQESGVVI
- a CDS encoding DegV family protein — encoded protein: MIKLVVDSTCNLPEDIIKKYDIRVAPISIQFNDETYEEGIDIDRSLFYRKIEELGIIPTTSQPTPAWFAKYYRELAGKGHSILAITITSKHSGTYDSAILAKSMVEEAQVEVFDSLTISLGTGFMVLEAARAIEAGQDMRSILSRLEQIRSRSSLIFTPATLKYLQMSGRVGLLKAALGSVLDLKPIITLEDGSLSVKENVRTRAKAINRIMELTEEAVGTSDPVNLGVFHANVEAEGKQFLEKARERFNVNEVLFADLVSSLAVHGGPGILALTAYRV